From Streptomyces sp. NBC_01754, a single genomic window includes:
- the rhaS gene encoding rhamnose ABC transporter substrate-binding protein, producing the protein MHRATVLRACTGVATALSLAVVTTACDDSSPKSASSTAPSNVLAGEANPNAPIKKDLTIGFLPKQITNLYFALASEGGEKAVQELGSAFVEEGPDDASDATAQASYVKVLRQEGANAIAVSAQSPDALCGALKDAMGHGVKVVTYDSDTNPECRNVFVSQASAEDLGLTQVGMIARQIDFEGEIAVLSAARDATNQNSWIKYMKETLKEDRDYEKVELVEIAYGDDDEKKSLEQTKRLLQDHPNLKGIIAPTTVGIKAAAQYLSGSTYKGKVKLTGLGTPNDMREFIKDGTVEEFALWDPAELGELAAHAAVALASGIISGKEGQDFDAGDMGLFTLGADGVVSLGEPTLFNAKNIDKYDF; encoded by the coding sequence ATGCATAGAGCAACTGTTCTTCGCGCCTGCACAGGTGTGGCTACCGCCCTCTCACTCGCCGTAGTGACCACGGCATGTGACGACTCCTCACCGAAGAGCGCGAGCAGCACCGCTCCTTCGAACGTCCTGGCGGGCGAGGCCAATCCGAATGCCCCGATCAAAAAAGATCTGACCATCGGATTCCTTCCCAAGCAGATCACCAACCTGTACTTCGCTCTGGCCAGCGAAGGCGGCGAAAAGGCCGTCCAGGAGCTGGGGTCCGCCTTCGTCGAGGAGGGGCCGGACGACGCCTCCGATGCCACCGCACAGGCCTCTTACGTCAAGGTCCTGAGGCAGGAAGGAGCCAACGCCATAGCTGTCTCCGCGCAGAGCCCCGATGCGCTGTGCGGCGCGCTGAAGGACGCGATGGGCCATGGCGTCAAGGTCGTCACCTATGACTCCGACACCAATCCCGAGTGCCGGAACGTGTTCGTCTCCCAGGCCAGCGCCGAAGATCTGGGCCTGACCCAGGTGGGAATGATCGCCCGGCAGATCGATTTCGAGGGCGAAATCGCAGTCTTGTCGGCCGCACGCGACGCGACCAATCAGAACAGTTGGATCAAGTACATGAAGGAGACTCTCAAGGAGGACCGCGACTACGAAAAGGTCGAACTCGTCGAGATCGCCTACGGCGACGACGACGAAAAGAAGTCTCTGGAGCAGACGAAGCGGCTCCTCCAGGACCACCCGAACCTGAAGGGGATCATCGCCCCGACCACGGTGGGCATCAAGGCCGCCGCCCAGTACCTCTCCGGCTCCACGTACAAGGGAAAGGTCAAACTGACAGGTCTCGGGACCCCCAACGACATGCGTGAATTCATCAAGGACGGCACCGTCGAGGAATTCGCGCTGTGGGACCCGGCCGAACTCGGTGAACTGGCCGCGCACGCCGCCGTCGCACTCGCCTCCGGGATCATATCCGGCAAGGAAGGCCAGGACTTCGACGCCGGTGACATGGGACTGTTCACGCTCGGCGCAGACGGGGTGGTATCCCTCGGTGAGCCGACACTGTTCAACGCGAAGAACATCGACAAGTACGACTTCTAG
- a CDS encoding IS701 family transposase, with product MAAYDGSGTHLLLSAFTGQVFGHLPRADQRAWAQAYLTGLLTTEGKKSVRRIAAAVSGSPTASQSMHQFVNASPWDWVPARAELTRWAEGRLVPRAWVLDVAVLRKRGDHSCGVHRRFVPATGRSVNCQLGIGAFLAAGSQAVPVHWGLLLPGAWVNDEQRRSRARIPDEAGHRTIEQHALDLVDALGESTRLSAPPVVADLSYYTGMSALVRGLSARGRDFVVTLPGRTPVVPVGRPVPRAYMSELPAALEAQRLFDHAHGGYHRIATQDALGGRAERTSVMTALVRLPEVRLARHAPHHTYRLFAVRSYAGRRSPRMWLTNMVHRRTDELTALARLQRRAGSAVLELEADFGLLDFEGRSFPGWHHHMTLVSAASAYSRLELSGVLPGPMGGQA from the coding sequence ATGGCGGCATACGACGGGAGTGGTACGCATCTGCTGCTGTCCGCGTTCACCGGGCAGGTTTTCGGTCATTTGCCGAGGGCTGATCAGCGTGCGTGGGCTCAGGCGTATCTGACGGGTCTGCTCACCACGGAGGGGAAGAAGTCGGTACGGCGGATCGCTGCGGCTGTTTCGGGTTCTCCGACGGCTTCGCAGTCGATGCATCAGTTCGTCAATGCCAGTCCCTGGGACTGGGTTCCGGCCAGGGCCGAGCTGACGCGGTGGGCCGAGGGGCGGCTGGTGCCGCGTGCCTGGGTTCTGGATGTCGCTGTTCTGCGTAAGCGGGGTGATCATTCCTGCGGTGTGCACCGCCGTTTCGTGCCGGCTACCGGACGTTCCGTCAACTGCCAGCTCGGTATCGGTGCGTTCCTCGCCGCCGGGTCGCAGGCGGTGCCGGTCCACTGGGGTCTGCTGCTGCCCGGTGCCTGGGTCAACGACGAACAGCGTCGCTCGCGTGCCCGTATTCCCGATGAGGCCGGTCACCGTACCATCGAGCAGCACGCCCTCGACCTCGTCGACGCGCTGGGGGAGAGTACCCGTCTCAGTGCTCCGCCGGTCGTGGCCGATCTGAGCTACTACACGGGCATGAGTGCGCTGGTGCGGGGGCTCAGCGCCCGGGGCCGTGACTTCGTGGTCACCCTGCCCGGCCGGACCCCGGTGGTCCCCGTCGGCCGGCCGGTCCCCAGGGCGTACATGTCCGAACTTCCCGCGGCCCTCGAGGCGCAGCGCCTGTTCGATCACGCGCACGGCGGCTACCACAGGATCGCTACCCAGGACGCGCTGGGCGGGCGGGCGGAACGTACTTCGGTGATGACCGCTCTGGTCCGTCTTCCCGAGGTGCGGCTCGCCCGCCACGCACCGCACCACACCTACCGGCTCTTCGCGGTCCGTTCCTATGCGGGACGCCGCTCTCCCCGGATGTGGCTGACGAACATGGTGCACCGGCGTACCGATGAACTGACGGCGCTGGCCAGGCTTCAGCGCCGGGCGGGTTCGGCGGTGCTGGAGCTGGAGGCCGATTTCGGGCTGCTCGACTTCGAGGGGCGTTCCTTTCCGGGGTGGCACCATCACATGACGCTTGTCTCGGCCGCTTCCGCTTACAGCCGGCTGGAGTTGTCCGGCGTGCTGCCCGGGCCGATGGGGGGGCAGGCCTGA
- a CDS encoding TetR/AcrR family transcriptional regulator, translated as MVKQKRAARTRHTLLQAAATQFSYNGYTGTSLTKISKTAGLSLGAVTFHFPTKAALAEAVQNEGHTHIKTALQQLETPTKTPIQHLTELTLELARLIKQEHTVRALLRLQREHPTNTPWTQTWQPTANKLLHHAYNNGDLHPYAHPDTMTSLITHLITATETLHHTTTTTNPHKNTTNPLTPIWQLLITATTTTNPTTQQQPPNPPPN; from the coding sequence ATGGTGAAACAAAAACGGGCGGCACGAACCCGCCACACCCTCCTACAAGCAGCCGCCACACAATTCAGCTACAACGGATACACCGGCACATCCCTCACCAAAATCAGCAAAACAGCCGGACTCTCCCTCGGAGCAGTAACCTTCCACTTCCCCACCAAAGCCGCCCTCGCCGAAGCCGTCCAAAACGAAGGCCACACCCACATCAAAACCGCACTCCAACAACTCGAAACCCCCACCAAAACACCCATCCAACACCTCACCGAACTCACCCTCGAACTCGCCCGCCTCATCAAACAAGAACACACCGTCCGCGCACTCCTACGACTCCAACGCGAACACCCCACCAACACACCCTGGACACAAACCTGGCAACCCACCGCCAACAAACTCCTCCACCACGCCTACAACAACGGCGACCTACACCCCTACGCCCACCCCGACACCATGACCTCCCTCATCACACACCTCATCACCGCAACCGAAACCCTCCACCACACCACAACCACAACCAACCCACACAAAAACACCACCAACCCACTCACACCCATCTGGCAACTCCTCATAACAGCCACCACAACCACCAACCCAACAACCCAACAACAACCCCCCAACCCACCACCCAACTGA
- a CDS encoding winged helix-turn-helix transcriptional regulator, with the protein MLPRTYEGQDCSLARSLEVIGERWTLLIVRSALLGVGRFDGFLRQMPISRNVLSDRLGRLVELGVMRRVVYQEKPVRHEYPLTPVGRELTVAVVALMQWGDRNLPAEPGPPRQARHIGCDGDVRVRMGCASCGRDVHFEEVAVRRTR; encoded by the coding sequence ATGCTGCCACGAACGTACGAAGGACAGGACTGTTCTCTGGCGCGCTCTTTGGAAGTGATCGGGGAGCGCTGGACCCTCCTGATCGTCCGCTCGGCCCTGCTGGGTGTCGGGCGTTTCGACGGGTTCCTGCGCCAGATGCCTATCTCCCGGAACGTACTTTCCGACCGGCTCGGCCGTCTCGTCGAGCTCGGCGTCATGCGGCGGGTCGTCTACCAGGAGAAGCCGGTACGCCACGAGTACCCGCTCACGCCTGTGGGCCGTGAGCTGACCGTCGCGGTGGTCGCCCTGATGCAGTGGGGCGACCGGAACCTGCCCGCCGAGCCCGGACCACCGCGCCAGGCCCGGCACATCGGGTGCGACGGTGATGTCCGGGTGCGTATGGGGTGCGCTTCCTGCGGGCGCGATGTCCACTTCGAGGAGGTCGCGGTACGACGCACACGCTGA
- a CDS encoding DUF1702 family protein translates to MASATGSLRRLLMAPSLREVSFAGRGFPVVESAVTRRLEAIPQTVVTGFEWGIESRSLWETERRLSLVDLELQGFAYEGATMASVIRDVMPGRGGRTAELLQGAGRRHIFLNYIGIGFAMAKLPRPLWKKVMPELEGEDFYPPMSWLAVDGYGFDRAYFDPGRWVTGRRLDTPYPWDGHPDYFQRAVDQGIGRALWFIHGARVEDVCGAVRGFASGRRPDLWAGVGLAATFAGCSTGAELAVLPERAGELRGHLAQGAVFAAKARHFSGTVPGHTRAALHALAGITAEAAAVLADDAAPPAGAADGVPAYEIWRRGVRGKLSVNAL, encoded by the coding sequence ATGGCATCGGCGACGGGCTCTCTCCGTAGGCTGCTCATGGCCCCGTCCTTGCGGGAGGTGAGTTTCGCGGGACGTGGGTTCCCGGTTGTCGAGAGTGCGGTGACCCGCCGGCTGGAAGCTATCCCGCAGACCGTCGTGACCGGCTTCGAGTGGGGTATCGAGTCCAGAAGCCTGTGGGAGACCGAGCGCCGGCTGTCGCTGGTGGATCTGGAGCTCCAGGGCTTCGCGTACGAGGGCGCGACGATGGCCTCGGTGATCCGGGACGTGATGCCGGGGCGGGGCGGGCGTACCGCGGAACTGCTCCAGGGTGCCGGGCGGCGCCATATCTTCCTCAATTACATCGGTATCGGTTTCGCGATGGCGAAGCTGCCCCGGCCGTTGTGGAAGAAGGTCATGCCCGAACTCGAGGGTGAGGACTTCTATCCGCCGATGAGCTGGCTCGCGGTCGACGGATACGGTTTCGACCGCGCTTACTTCGATCCCGGCCGGTGGGTCACCGGCCGGCGTCTGGACACCCCTTATCCGTGGGACGGGCATCCGGACTACTTCCAGCGGGCTGTGGACCAGGGCATCGGCCGCGCACTGTGGTTCATCCACGGTGCGCGGGTGGAGGACGTCTGTGGCGCCGTTCGTGGTTTCGCTTCGGGGCGCCGGCCCGATCTGTGGGCGGGTGTCGGGCTCGCCGCGACCTTCGCGGGCTGTTCCACGGGGGCCGAACTCGCCGTGCTGCCCGAGCGGGCCGGTGAACTGCGGGGCCATCTCGCGCAGGGCGCCGTGTTCGCGGCGAAGGCCCGCCACTTCTCCGGTACGGTCCCCGGGCACACCAGGGCCGCGTTGCACGCGCTGGCCGGGATCACCGCCGAGGCGGCCGCCGTCCTCGCCGATGACGCCGCACCCCCGGCAGGGGCGGCCGACGGGGTCCCCGCTTATGAGATCTGGCGCCGCGGCGTGCGCGGGAAACTGTCCGTGAACGCCCTCTGA
- a CDS encoding GNAT family N-acetyltransferase, producing the protein MTPTLRTERLLLDPYVPGDEEGFVALFQDRRVSRWMGDGLASEAEYRALFRRIFTKVYAQDLFDVWAVRRDGLLIGHAEIKPTDAVHGYEIIYALAPEVWGSGLGREVAEALVAHGFDARGLTEVYATVAAPNSASLTLLDRIGFEHIRDIAEEDGGTTRVLMRRSDSLPGPCSADRRRVPTPGLPAVGGEPHRDR; encoded by the coding sequence GTGACTCCGACTCTGCGCACCGAGCGCCTGCTCCTGGACCCGTACGTCCCCGGGGACGAAGAGGGCTTCGTCGCTCTGTTCCAGGACCGCAGGGTGTCGCGGTGGATGGGGGACGGCCTCGCTTCCGAGGCGGAGTACCGAGCCCTGTTCCGCCGGATCTTCACGAAGGTCTACGCCCAGGACCTCTTCGACGTCTGGGCCGTTCGCCGGGACGGTCTCCTGATCGGGCACGCCGAGATCAAGCCCACCGACGCCGTACACGGTTACGAGATCATCTACGCGCTCGCTCCCGAGGTGTGGGGTTCCGGCCTGGGGAGAGAGGTGGCCGAGGCGCTCGTCGCCCACGGCTTCGACGCGCGCGGACTGACCGAGGTGTACGCTACGGTGGCCGCACCGAACAGTGCCTCGCTGACCCTGCTGGACAGGATCGGCTTCGAGCACATCCGGGACATCGCTGAGGAGGACGGCGGCACCACTCGCGTGCTGATGCGTCGCTCCGACTCGTTGCCGGGTCCTTGCTCAGCCGACAGACGTCGAGTACCCACACCCGGGCTGCCGGCGGTGGGTGGAGAGCCGCACCGTGACCGGTGA
- a CDS encoding L-rhamnose mutarotase, which translates to MKRVCFLLKVRADRLDEYRERHTQVWPDMIEALSATGWHNYSLFLREDGLLVGYLETEDFEAAQAGMEATDVNARWQAEMAPFFESLDGARPDEAMRPLTEVFHVT; encoded by the coding sequence ATGAAGCGCGTCTGCTTCCTGCTGAAGGTCCGGGCCGACCGTCTGGACGAGTACCGCGAACGGCACACCCAGGTGTGGCCTGACATGATCGAGGCGCTCTCGGCCACCGGCTGGCACAACTACTCGCTGTTCCTGCGGGAGGACGGTCTGCTCGTCGGATACCTGGAGACCGAGGACTTCGAGGCCGCCCAGGCAGGGATGGAGGCAACCGACGTCAATGCCCGTTGGCAGGCGGAGATGGCGCCGTTCTTCGAGTCGCTGGACGGCGCCCGACCCGACGAGGCCATGAGGCCCCTCACCGAGGTCTTCCACGTCACCTGA
- a CDS encoding LacI family DNA-binding transcriptional regulator — protein sequence MTQSVGIKDVARTAGVSVGTVSNVINRPETVAPGTRARVLAAIDRLGYVRSESARHLRAGSSRIMGLLVLDMGNPFFVDVARGAERAARRAGLGVIVCNSAQSPAEEAEYLSLFAEQRVRGVLLTPADATGGTVDAFRRHRIPFVLVDRVAQKATECSVSVDDVAGGGLAVRHLVSAGHRSIAYVSGPPGLNQVRDRRVGALAALEEAGLGPDALQELPTERLDVASGRDAGARLLGLSDRPTAVFCANDLLALGVLQTLYAAGVGVPDDLAIVGYDDIEFAAAAVVPLTSVRQPAVTMGTMAAELLLEEAEADARGKAHEHRRVVLQPELVVRDSSLVGR from the coding sequence ATGACCCAGTCGGTGGGAATCAAGGACGTCGCACGTACCGCCGGAGTGTCCGTGGGCACGGTGTCCAACGTCATCAACCGTCCGGAGACCGTCGCACCCGGCACCCGCGCGCGCGTGCTGGCGGCGATCGACCGGCTCGGCTACGTCCGCAGCGAGTCCGCGCGCCATCTGCGCGCGGGCAGCAGCCGCATCATGGGGCTGCTGGTGCTGGACATGGGCAACCCCTTCTTCGTCGACGTGGCGCGGGGCGCCGAACGCGCGGCGCGCCGCGCCGGGCTCGGCGTCATCGTCTGCAACAGCGCGCAGAGCCCGGCCGAGGAGGCCGAGTACCTCTCGCTCTTCGCCGAACAGCGCGTCCGGGGCGTCCTGCTGACCCCCGCCGACGCCACCGGCGGTACCGTCGACGCCTTCCGCCGGCACCGCATCCCCTTCGTGCTCGTCGACCGGGTGGCGCAGAAGGCCACCGAGTGCTCGGTCTCCGTCGACGACGTCGCGGGCGGTGGTCTGGCCGTCCGACACCTCGTCAGCGCCGGGCACCGCTCCATCGCGTACGTCAGCGGACCACCAGGCCTCAACCAGGTCCGTGACCGCCGTGTCGGCGCCCTAGCCGCCCTCGAGGAAGCCGGACTCGGCCCGGACGCGCTTCAGGAGCTGCCCACGGAGCGACTCGACGTCGCCTCCGGACGCGACGCCGGGGCTCGTCTGCTCGGACTCTCCGACCGGCCGACCGCGGTCTTCTGCGCCAACGACCTGCTCGCCCTGGGCGTCCTGCAGACCCTGTACGCCGCCGGGGTCGGTGTTCCCGACGACCTTGCGATCGTCGGCTACGACGACATCGAGTTCGCCGCCGCCGCAGTCGTCCCGCTCACCTCGGTGCGCCAACCCGCCGTCACCATGGGAACGATGGCCGCTGAACTTCTGCTGGAGGAGGCCGAGGCCGATGCGCGTGGCAAGGCGCATGAGCACAGACGAGTCGTACTCCAGCCTGAACTCGTCGTACGGGACTCCAGTCTGGTCGGGCGCTGA
- a CDS encoding SDR family oxidoreductase, with amino-acid sequence MITGASSGIGAAAARLFVAEGACVVLMARREGLLEELVGEIREGGGSAVGVVGDVTRPGDVERVVSRGVEVFGGLDAAFNNAGWGVRGADLHETEDVLYDRIMDVNVRGVWNCLRHQVPLMLSQGTGGTIVNTSSTAGLFATGALAPYVAAKHAVLGLTKAAAAEYGERGIRVNALVVGSTRTGLTERGPGGGSGRPVAARAIQHRMADPLEVAQAAAWLCSDRSSFVTGGAVPVDGGCSAV; translated from the coding sequence ATGATTACGGGGGCTTCGAGTGGGATTGGGGCAGCTGCGGCGCGTCTCTTCGTTGCGGAAGGGGCATGTGTGGTTTTGATGGCGAGGCGGGAGGGGCTTTTGGAGGAGTTGGTGGGGGAGATTCGGGAGGGTGGGGGGAGTGCTGTGGGGGTGGTGGGGGATGTTACGCGTCCTGGCGATGTGGAGCGGGTTGTTTCGAGGGGGGTGGAGGTGTTCGGGGGTTTGGATGCGGCTTTCAATAATGCGGGTTGGGGGGTGAGGGGGGCTGACCTGCATGAGACAGAGGATGTTCTGTATGACCGCATCATGGATGTGAATGTTCGGGGGGTGTGGAACTGTTTGCGTCATCAGGTTCCGTTGATGTTGAGTCAGGGGACGGGTGGGACGATTGTGAATACCTCGAGTACGGCGGGGTTGTTCGCGACGGGGGCGTTAGCTCCTTATGTGGCCGCTAAGCACGCGGTGTTGGGATTGACCAAGGCCGCGGCGGCTGAGTACGGGGAGCGGGGGATTCGGGTCAATGCATTGGTGGTGGGCAGTACACGTACTGGCCTGACGGAGCGTGGTCCGGGGGGCGGGTCGGGTCGGCCGGTCGCTGCGCGTGCTATTCAGCACAGGATGGCTGATCCGTTGGAGGTGGCTCAGGCGGCGGCGTGGCTGTGCAGTGACCGCTCGTCTTTCGTGACGGGTGGTGCGGTTCCGGTGGATGGTGGTTGCAGCGCGGTCTGA